In the Rhinolophus ferrumequinum isolate MPI-CBG mRhiFer1 chromosome 12, mRhiFer1_v1.p, whole genome shotgun sequence genome, ATGGCTGTAAAAGTCCTAGGCTGACACCTGTTGAAATCTCCCAGGAGCACTCAATCCACTTCTCCCCAAGACATGGTTTGGCACTTAGGCCCAATCACTCCATTAATTGTAGGTGACCCTGAAcaacttaacctctctatgcctcgaGGTCCCGATCCCCAAAACAAGACTGTTAGGTGTTTGGCAGTGACTGACAACATGGTGCTAGTCAGACAAAATATTTCAGTCAATCCTCACAGACCACCCCAACTCACTCAGCTGGTGACACTGCATTCAAAACTCAAGTTTCCAGCCAGACTCCCACCACACTGTTGATTTCTTGACAACTGCAGCCCCGAGGAAATGCAGTCTGGATGCCAAATGCTAGTGGAAGACACTTGAAAGAAGGCGAACCCATCCACAAGCTGAGAAGGCTCTAGAAAGCCCAACCGTGTCTGGGCAAagccctgcccccaaaccccagAAGAATCTCTTTATACTGACCCCCTCGCCAAGGGAGGACTAGAACTTTGCTCTCTGAAACGAggcacctacacacacacacacccccactcACCTTGTAGAATTTCCTGAGGTTCTCTTTCTGAGTCTGGTTAATGACGGTGAGAACACGGGCGATGGATTTACGAACAACTCGGCTACAAAAATAGAGACATCAGTTAAGACACACAGCGCTCCCCAAAGCACCTCATGTAATTAAGATCAGGGCCTGACACAGATCTCACAGGGCAAGAGTATTCCCCACCAGCTCACCCATGTTCACCCAGGAGGCACCTAACCCAGGCCAGGAGGAAGGTGTTCTGGGGCTGAGGCCTGAGAGCCTGGGAGAGGGGCATCCCAGGAGTGGGAACATGGAAGGGCTATAGTGGCCAGTGCTTCTGAGGAGCTGTGAAATGTTCACTGAGAAGAAGGCTTAATGAGTGGTGGAGGGCAGACCAGCAAAGCTCTGCCACCCCAGGCCACACATCCCAAGGCTCTGAGCTGTCTGGAAGGAATCATGCTACAAGCTGGGCAACTAGGGTCATCTTAAGGAGTTATTGCAGGGGCTACCTGGGAGGGGGAAATGCTATGGGGGAGACGGGAGCCTGAAGCTAGGCACCAGCTGGAGAGAGGTGAATCTGAGTCATGTTCATTAAGAGGCAGCTGGGGGACAAGAGGAGGCTCACTCGGCAGACAGCTGGTAAACCTGGTCTTGAGGCTTCAGCATGAATCTTGCTTAAATGTTCCCAAGCTCCTCCAATCCCCTCCCACCACCGTAGGAAGTGGgggcccattttatagaagagaaaaaaaaactgggtGTTGAGCCAACATGCCATAGGGTAGGATGTGGCAGAAATAGAATTTGTGCCCAGGTCAACTGACTCCATTTACCCAACgagggaaaaaataatcaaatgctgAGGGGAGGTAAAGAAAAAGTTCCAGTTAGGCTTTTGATGGCAGGATTAAAATGAGTCTTCAGGGACACCCAGTTTTTCCTCCAGCCAGAGAAGACAGACAAGGGCATTCAGGGCAAAAGGACCACACGGTCAAAGGCAGAGGGTCTCCCGCACGGCTAGGCGTGAGCAGGTGATCCCGGAAAAGCTGGTTAGAAGGGCATAACATTCCAAACCACAGATCCATTGAACGAGCACTTAAACGGACACCTCCCTAAGACAACCTCAAATACCCTGATATACACTTATTCCATCCCCCGCCCAGAGGGGCCGCGGCCCGTCACTTACATCTTGGAGAGCTTGGAAGCTGCGCCACCAGTCACTTTGGCGACGCGTAGCTGCGACAGTTCCACCTTCAGGTCGTCCAGCTGTTTCAGCagctcctccttcttctttccgCGAAGGTCTCGAGCCTTAATCTTGGCCTGTGTACCAAGAAAGGGTCTAGATTAAACGCCCGGCGGCGCCGCCTACTCCTCCGGCGCTCATCGAGGCCTCCCCCACTGGCCACCCTCTCCCCGACCTGCGTCACGGTCAGCCCCAGAGGGGCGCGCGCCTCGCCCTGAGCATCCCCACCCCAAGCTTGCTACGAGGCCGGGACGCTATCCCCATTCCGCAGACTGTAAGACCGAGGCCGCGGCAGCGCGCGCGCGCACCTTTCCTAGTCGAAGCCGGTAGGAGGAAAAGACCGGTTTGAGTGGCGCTGGGCCACTCCGCACGGCGCTCCACAGGCCCAACTGGCAGATGGGACCTCAGCGTTCACCCTGCGCCCTCCACCCCAGCTCCCGAACCCTTCAGTGCACGGATGGCACCCGATTCCCCAGCCCTCACCATCGCTGCACAAACCACCAGAGCCGCCGCTCGCTcgcagagaaagaggaaggggggGGCTGACCTCTGCAACTACTACCGGGTGAGGGCGGGCGCGGCCAATGGCGTCGCAGAGAGGGAGCCCCGGCTCCGCCCCTTCCGGCCCCCGCCAACGCCGCGAGGAACACCTTGGTACCGCCAGCCCAATCCCTCTGTAGTCCCTGGTTCTTCCAAAGACCCCGGAGGTTATTTGAGTCCCACGGCTTGAGCGGAGCAGTTGAGGAAACCACGGCCTGCCCGGGATGAGAGGCAGTTTAGCAGAGATGGCATAGTGAGGATTCAAATTCGTCCACTCAgtcgtttatttattcattgactcatttatttattgggTAAATCTTTGCAGGTCGCCCAGTTCGTGCTGCTCTGAGCGTGGCACCTGTGTTCAGGGAGTGGAGGAGATTAGGTTTGAgggttttcaaaaatgaattaacaCGGCCCCAGCCTCAGGAATTTAAAGTCCGATGTGGGCGGGGTCAGACAGCTATAATCCAACTCCATAAATGTTTTAGTGGAGGCAGCCATGTGGCCGGGGAGCGAGCATTCATAAGCCTTATTTAGTGAAACTGACCCGTTTTCAGATTCTTGCTCTGTTGCCTGGTGTTAGCTAAGACTTGGTAAATACCTTCccctctttgagtctcagttttctcatctgtgaaatgagataTTTATGAGGATTTGGATTCTATCACCTAGAAAATTCTTATCACAAGACCTGATGCGTAACAATCGCTCAAAATACCGGTATTAATGTTCCCAGTGAAATGAACACTTGAGTCGGGCCCTGAAAGTTAAAGGGGAATTCACAAAGCAAGGAGGGTGCTCAGGCTGACACAGCAGTTTTATTGTTGTCCCAACCAGCAATCAGTGCGTCAGTGTCACTCCATTGCCATTAAAAACATACCAACACCTCTTTGAGCTCTAGTTAATGCCAGATTGTCCCCTAGTTGCTATCAGGTGTCACTTCCAGGGAGCCTTCTCCCATCCCCTCCTGGAGTTAATGATCTTTAGCCTTGGAATAAATTGGGACACAACCTGTCTTGTGTCCCAAGCTTTATGTGCAATCCTCTCTTCAGCCCCAGAGTTCAAATGTTTATGTATTATCTCCACAGCCAGCCTGGAACTTCTCTGGGGGCAAGAACCATGGTGGACACCTGGTTTTCCTAGTCTCCAGGACCTGCATGTGGATGCTTGTtggatgaacgaatgaatgagccTTACCCCAGACCACAATGAGAGACTTTTAGGAAGTGGAGGGATATGGGAAGGAGAGGGCAGACAGAGGGCAATGTGGTCATGGATTAGTTTTAAATGGAAATTGAATAGTGCACAGGGTCTTTGCTGTCACATTTCCCAAATGCTTATAGTTCTATtagagataccgtgtttccccgaaaataagacctaccccgaaaataagccccagttaagatctcagccagacacATTTAGTTCGTTATGATAATATTccaaaagatgacatgactgtatttgaataaatgtagattgttgtacatgaaaaagtaagaaatcccctgaaaatacgccctaatggagcaaaaattaatataaggcccggtcctatttttggggaaacatggtatacagtTGTATACATCTTTTCTGGATTTGAAGGCATCTGTGACTCCCGTTCCTCTTACATGCCACATCTGAGCCAGCACCTAATTCTGTAGCCTCTGCCTTCAAAACATACCTGATCTCTTCCCACCACTCTTATTGGCACCTGCCTGGCCTGAGCTACTACCATTGCCTGTCACCTAGACCATTggtgtcctcttaaatggcctctCTACTTTGGCTCTTGCTCCCATGTGTTCTCAATACAGTTGCTGGAGGAACCCTTTTCAAAGTTAAGTAAGATCACATCACTGCTCTACCCAAAATTTCCAGGGCTGTCCCATGTGAGTGAAGATCACATCCTGTCCTCAGCCTACAAAGCCCTATAGAATCCCCTCCACttccatgttctctctctctcttctgatcCAGTATGGCCTTGCTGTTTCTGGCATACACCAAGCCTGCTGAGCCTGAGCCTTTGCCCGGCTCCCAccttcacttccttcaggtccctgatcagtgtcacctcctcaggggcACTTCTCTTGACCACTTTAAGGTACTCACTCCCAGGCCCTGCATgtttggttttttccccctcagcaCAGTCATCCTGACATAAtagaggtttttaaaattctgccttCCTGACTGGAATGGAGGTCCATAGTCATAAGCACGTACATTATTTCATTCACCAGTTTATTTGGAGGCtatttccttacttgtaaaatggTCATGTCTGGTGTAAAGTTCCCTCTGACCAGGATGTTCTGGGGACACGAATTTCTGTCTGGTGGCCTGCCTGGGTCACAAAGATTTCTTCCAACATATGGAACTGAAAGGCAGATGGGCTTTGCCTGTTTCCAGGACCCCTGGGACTTTTATTCAGCACCTTTTTCCACACTGTAGGAGTATCTTCAGCATCCAAGATACCATATGTACTATAGTCTGGTGTAGTTTTCGATCTGCAGACACAGTTCAATGAGAAATattcaaatcaataaaaacaagtCACATTTCATTAACTACTGGCCTTTATTAAAAAGAGTACTATTACATGAAAGCAAGGACCCAGTTTAGTCTAAGGCTAAGGCCCATTAATGGAACCCTTCAAGTAACAGTCCAAGCATCTAATCCTAGCACCAGAGGCGTCTTTGACTCTGCCCTACCCCCTCCCATCCCCATCTCAGACTCTGGGCTTCCTACCAGGATATGCTCCCCAGCCAGACACGACTTCTTAGCTCCCAGGACCTCGCCCTTCTTGCCAGGATGGCGGCCACAGGATCACCTTCATTTCTGCACCCCCACACGCAGTGCCACCGCACCCTGAAGTCCAAAGGTCTTCATTATCTTGTCAGCACCCTCAATACACTTTGAACGTCCTTAAAGTCTCCTAGTCCATCAACAATAGGGTCACTGTGCACAAGGCAGAGGCCGCCTCCTCTGAGCTCAGTGTGGTGGTGTTCACGGCTCCTAAAATCTGAGACTTAGGATCCTCTACCTCCGTCACTCCCCGGGGCATAAGAACTACTACTAATCACTCAGAACCCAGCTCGAAGATTTCTTCCCCAAGAAGCCTGCCCGGAATTGACATGCCAGAGCCCAGCTCCTTCTCCTGCGGGCCCCGTGCCCTCTCAGTCTGGGGCAGTGATGACCCCAGAGTTCGCGGCTGTGCACACGCCGGTCCCTCCAGGGACAGGGGCTCCTCGAATGCAGGAGGGAGGCCGAAGAACGAGCGCAGTAATTGCGTCCACGAGGCCCGGCCTGCATGCGGAGAGTGCGCCAGCTCTTCAGACGAGAAGACTGAGGCGCCACGAAGATGGGACACTGGCGTGGGGGGGTCGGGGCGACTACCACGCGGATAATCGCGCGTTCCCACCTGCTACCCTGCCAGTCTCCGCCCCTGCATCCCACCTATACTTCCGGTTCCGGCGTGGGCCGGAAGTGGGCGGGCAGCGGCTGCGCgcggaggaggtggaggaggagccGGGCGGCTGCTTCCCGCCCCCGAGAGCGAGCCGGTTCGGAGCGGAGTGGAGCGGAGGTCGGGTCCGGAGCAGAGCCGGCTGAGCGGGCGCTGAGCCCCCGCCATGGCCCGGAACACGTTGTCCTCGCGATTCCGTCGGGTGGACATTGACGAGTTTGACGAGAACAAATTCGTGGACGAGCAGGaagaggcggcggcggcggcgggcgagCCAGGCCCGGACCCTAGCGAGGTGGACGGGCTCCTGCGGCAATATCCTTCCCAAGCGGGGCGCTCTGGGCTCCCCTTTGGCCCGGCCTTCTCACTTCCCTCACCCGGCCCTGGCCCCTCAGGCCGGCTCCCCACTCGTCTTACCCGCGACCCCTCTGGTGGGTCTCCCAACTCCCTTCCAATCCGGCTCCCGTCGGGCCAGGCTGCCTCAGTCTGAATACTCCCCACTTCCCTCTGATCCGGTCTCCCCACTCCTCTTGTCCCTGGCCCCGGCTCCCGGAGCCTCCCTCAGCAGCGCAGCCCCACGCGGTCCCTAGACTCTGGTTGACCGGCTCTCTCGGCGGCCCCAGTAGTATGCCGGACGTGTCTCCGGCCCTAACAGGCCGCTCTCTTCTCTGTGAGGCCTCTCGTTCCTTCCCTTTGCCTCCTCATCCCTTCAGGCTGTCCTTTGGACAGCCccatctctccatccctcccttgcAGGAAATAGGGTTATACTAGGGCTTGACCGGTGGGAGGGACCGAGGTGAGCCACCGCTGAGTAATTGAGCGGCCAGGGCGGCTCCTGGGCACACTTCTTGGCCCGATTGCAGCACCACACTAAAATAGGTGGGTGGATGGCTGCGGGGAAGAAAGGACACAAGAGGGAGCGAAGGCTAAAGTCTTAGTTCAGACCTGAGGGCTGGGATTGCGCACCTTCCACCCCAGAATCAGTCTGACCCTTCAGCTTAATGCCACTCTTTCTCGCGTATTGTTTCCTACGAACACCTTGGGCTTTGGACCTTGATGGGCTTAGCGACTTTCAACAAGTGTATTTTGCCTCCCTGCCCTCAATAGCCTTCTTGTGCAGGAAGcagtggtaaaaagaaaaactagtagTTTAGAGCTAAGAAAAACCAGAGAGCAAGAAGTGAAATGTAAAAGTAGATCCCCACAACTGGAAATAACTATTTTCGTGGCCACTGCAAACAagcatttagaaaacaagattaaaaataGAGGTGGTTGTCACAGCCTGCTTGGTCCCTTAGCAGTTTGAACACAGGAAACTGACTTATTCTCACAGGaaggatttttctttatttaaatggtGTTACAGGAAGTGCCTGCCCCTCCTCCACACTTGCCCAGGGTAGGGTTGGAAGCTCATGCTGTATATAAATCAGGTTCTGAGTGTTTAATCAGTTGACTCAGCTTGGGAAGTCAGGCCCATAGACTGCCTTTGGGAGGAGTCCTCAGTGTTCCTCCAATgtgcctttaaaacaaaaaccttcagACTTTGTTTGGACAGGAGTGTGTTTTCCAAGGTGTGTTTCCTGCCCCATCATGGTCACCTTGCTTACCCCATTGGCGAAATGGAGGCATGAAAATGGCCCCAATGAGGGAAGGCTGATTGTGCATCTGGAGTAGGACCTCACTCTTGGGCATGTGGTGCCAAAAGGGCTCCAGGGTCAGGCCTATGGCCCAGAACCCTCCACAGATGGGAGAACAAGGTCTGGTTATCTGTTGTGTTGGTCCTGGTGCTGCAGGCATTTGTTGAAGGTCGTCTCTCATATGCCGGTGACTAGTGGTAGGTTCCTTGTGACTGCTTGGAGGCTTGGCTTAGCACCGCCAGGAGATAGCAGTGTCTTCACTAATGGCAGTATCAGAAACCTTGTTGCCATGGAGAGGGTACCCCCTGGGATTGGGGAAAGGGAGGTTCGTAGATGAGAACTGAAATCCTAGCAAACGTGGGACctagggaggggggaggaaggaacTAATATTTAGAGtccttaccatgtgccagatatTGGACTTATATTAGTTGATTGAATTTAAATTGTAGAACAGACTTCTAGGAGTTTTAGGACAGAGGTGAGGGGAGAAGGGCTAGGGGTTGGTTGATTGAGTGGGAGAATGTAGGGAGGAGACCTGCCCTAGTACTGCATATGAAGCGAGTCATGGTGAGATAACACATGAAGTAAAAAGAACATGGGCTGTGTACCCACACATACACCCACCTCCATCATAcgatagctgtgtgaccttgaacaggtCACATATCCTCTCTGAAGCTTAGCATCCTCTGTTAAAAGCAGGAGAAATGCTGGCCTTAGGTTCCATGGGACCACTGCTGGACAACATTCCAGAAGGCTTCGGCCCAGTGCTAGGCACACAGCAGGTGTCCTGGACGTGCAGCTTGGGTCTGTGGGTGGAGTGCAGCAGGGGACTGTAAAAAGAgcttggctttggagtcaggcataCTTGGGTTTGAAAGGCCAGCTGGACAgctagttttgtgaccttgggcaggtcagttcccttctctgagcctcaaattcattgcctttaaaatgagaataatgattcTTGTCGCAGAGTCGTTAGCTGTAATGAGATGACATGTGAAAGCACTTGGCACACAATCTGAGACCTTGTAGGGATTTTAAAGTAGTAGTAGTTCCTTTTCTTCCTCGCTGAAGCACCTTCGGTCCTCTGGGGCAGAGATCTGTTCAGAGCAGTGGTTTTGAGTGCTTTTGCACTCTCTCCTCCCCCTGAGGAAATGTGGCAATATTGGGAGATGT is a window encoding:
- the RPL35 gene encoding 60S ribosomal protein L35 — its product is MAKIKARDLRGKKKEELLKQLDDLKVELSQLRVAKVTGGAASKLSKIRVVRKSIARVLTVINQTQKENLRKFYKGKKYKPLDLRPKKTRAMRRRLNKHEENLKTKKLQRKERLYPLRKYAVKA